CGGCGGAAGCCTATCGGGCGATCAAGCCGGTGTTCGAATCCGTCACCGACACGCCCGGCGTGTCGACCGTGAAGGTCAAGAATGTCGTTACGACCAACGCGCAGCCGACCAAGCGGCACGACCCCAATCATCCGCTGGCCGATGCGAACGGCGATGTGTGGGAAGCCGCCGTGGACGGCAATGCCGAGCTGGTCGACATGATCGAAACGGCGCGCATGTACCAGAATAACGTCCAGGTCTTGAACACGGCCAAGTCCCTGATGCTGGAAACCATAAGGATCGGCAAAT
This window of the Sphingobium sp. CR2-8 genome carries:
- the flgC gene encoding flagellar basal body rod protein FlgC; translation: MNVFDIAGRAMSAQLVRLNATASNMANAGNVTGSAAEAYRAIKPVFESVTDTPGVSTVKVKNVVTTNAQPTKRHDPNHPLADANGDVWEAAVDGNAELVDMIETARMYQNNVQVLNTAKSLMLETIRIGK